The sequence GGATTGGTGGCGCTCATCAACCTGCTGTTCCGGCCTGTACCCGGCACAACCGACAGCACGATTACCACGCGCCGCCGCAGTTATTGATGACGCCAGCCCTTGCACTTCGCGCCTCTCTGCTTTATACTGCCAGTGGAGTGCAAAAACTGAATCTCAAACTCTTCCTGATGCACAGCGTCCGGCGGGGCAAGAACTCATCTGGCGCCGCTCCCTGACAAGAGCGGTTTACATCCTAACCCCTCTTTTGACAAATGGGGGTTAGGGTGGCGGATGGGGTCGCGCCAGACACTGCGGCTCATCGGCGCAAAGCGCAGGTTCGATTCCTGCCCCCGCCACCACGTTCTTCTGCTGAAAACAGGAGGCATGGCGGGGTAGCCCAGTGGCAGAGGCAGCGCCGGGGCCACCCTTACATTCAAGTTCTCACTCCAAATTGAGCATCTGCCGTCGAACACCAAATCAACTGTTTGGGGTCTTGCATCGTTAAGATTGCCGGTTCAAATCCGGTCCCCCGCGCCACGCCTGCGGGGGTGGTCTAATCGTAAGACGTAACGATAGAATCTGAACCCCCGACTTAAACGTGTTGGTGTGCGCAAATGGACGGCAAGCCGAGGCCCTGGGATGTGCCACTCCCAGGGTCTCATCCATTCCATCACTTTATCTTATCGATATGTGCTTTGCTTTTTGTTACATAATCTATTGACCAGCTTGAAAAAGTTCTGGTATACTGTTGTCTGCCACCTGTATTATTCGTGCGGGAGTCAAATAGGCCATCACACGCTCTCGACAGACAAGTTGAAACAATAGGAGCATCCAGGTTATTCAAGTTGGAATGGAGCAGTAAGGAGGTTTTTATGTGGCTTATCTCACTCGTGGGGATTGCCCTCTTTGGGGCAGCGGGCATCGCAATGGCACGGCTCCTCATTGGGGCAATCTCTGGCTCCAAAACCTCTGACTCACATGACACGTTATGGGGTATATTCTGGGCCGGATTCATCGGGGGCAGCATCTTTTGGACTGCCTACCTTATACTAACATACAATGGTTTTCACTGATATATATTGGTATTCCTCGGTTCCACCAATTATCGGGGGCCACTTGTAGCGCCGCCTTCCAGGCGGCTAACGCTTCGCCAGGACGAGCGTTCGCCCTCCAGGCCAACCTACCAGCAGGCCAACGCTGGCCGCCAGGATGGCGGCGCTACAAGTGACACGCCTCGCTTGCCAACACCTCAGATTTGGGAGAACCGTATTCCTCCTCGACGAAAGAGTCACACTCTAGGCAACCAGGAAGTTCGTTAAGCAGAGGGCGCCAACATGGACAAGTGGGAATATCTTTCAACAACGATAACATGGGACCATACAGAGCGGCAATGGGTATCAAGCGAAGGGACAAAAACCACAACGATACAAGAGTTTCTAAACTCGTGTGGTAAGCAGGGATGGGAGATGGTTGCTTTTGCCCCCGACAGATACACAGCGGGCGACACGGGAGGAAATCAATACACGACGACCTATGTGACACAATGGGCGGCTTTTGCTTACAGAGCCATGTTCAAGCGACACCTGCCGTAGCATCAAGACTGTTAGGCATTCGATACCGGGGGATTTAGGCCATGCCATCGGGTGATCGCCTTTTCTGACCTATTTGGCCTGCTGAGGAAATGGGCAAAGCTAGCGCCCAAACTCCGAGATGAAACCGGGCCAGACCCTCTGTCGCGGCGGCAGTCATTTCAGGCTGAAGCTGGCTGAGGCGCTTGCTGGTACCGCTCCAGCAACGCCTGGACCCGCTCCTGCCAGACCCGATACGGGCGCACCTTTGCTAGCGCCGGGGAAAGGACCAGCCCGGATCGACCATACAAGAGTACCCCATCCCGCGCAATATTCCTCAGCAGAGCGGGAGCAAGATCACTTCCTGCCAGGTCTGTCACATAGGGAGTAAAGGGCCACTCATCAGCAGCACTGGTCGCCTCAAGCATAAGCGAAAAACCCTGCCGCTCATCTTCTTCTTTATTGAACCGCTGCGGGTTCTGGCAGAGCACCAACACATCGGCATCACTGCTAGAACGCGGGGCCAGCCTTGCAGTGGAGCCATAGAGAATGATCGCCCCGATATTCGTATCCTGCGGCGCCAGAGCCACTAAACGCCTGATCTGGTCAAGCAAAGCGGGAAAACCCCGCAGATAAAGTTGGGCCTTGCGGGACATATACCCTCCTTCATGCAGGATAACCTGATGGCGTGAGGAACGCCAGTGCAGAGCTATGCCTCTCCAGCTTTGCCTGCTCTGCTTTGATCACAACCCCGCAAACTGAGGCTCAACTATGACAGCGCCGCCTGTTTTCTGCTATACTGGCTCATGAAATACATTTGTTTCCGGTATCCGTAAGGAGACAGATAATGGCAGCCGCGCAAAACCAAGCCAGCGCCGACCTGGCTGGGGAAACACATGGGAAAGCCAGCGATGACAGCGTTGGCTTTGATTGGACGTTTATTCTGCTCTGCACCTGGCTGATCGGCGGCGTTTTTCTGGATGGCTGGGCGCATAATCATGGCAAGGTCGATCAGAGCTTTTTCACGCCCTGGCATGCCGTCCTCTATTCCGGCTATCTGGCGGTGGCGATCTTCCTGGCCGTCACGCTCGCGCAGCGCCACGCGCAGGGCGCTCCCTGGCGGCGCGCCTATCCGGCGGGTTATGGGTCGTCCATCCTCGGCGCGGCCACCTTCGCCGTAGCTGGCGCGGGCGATCTGCTCTGGCATACCCGCTTCGGCATCGAAAAAGGCATCGAAGGCGAGATCAGCCCATCGCATCTGGCGCTGGCCCTGGGAGGCACACTGATCCTCACCGGGCCAGTGCGCGCGGCCTGGCGGCGCAACGCTCCCGATGCCGCGCAGCACTGGCGCACGCTGCTGCCCGCGCTGCTCTCGCTGACCTATATCTTCTCGCTGCTGGTCTTCTTCACCCAGTTTGCCGACCCCATCGTCAAGTCGCGGGCCAATTTGCAAATCACCGATATTGTGATCGTCTTCACACCCTTTAGCGCCGATTCAGACCCCTCTTTGAGTGCGCAGCTAGGCATCGCCGGTATCTTGATTGAGGCGGCCATCATGGCGGGCGTGGCCCTTCTGCTGGTGCGGCGCTGGCGGCTGCCGATAGGCGCGTTTACCCTGCTCTTTGGCCTCAATGGCCTGCTCATCAGTTTTCTGGCAGGGCGCACCTCCATTCTCGGTGTCACAATCGTTACCGCGCTGATCGGCCTGCTGATCGATCTACTCAACGTCACGCTGCGGCCATCGGCAGAGCATGTAGCAGCCTGGCGGCTGTTCGCTTTTGCCGTACCCTTCATCTACAACCTCATCTACTTCGCGGCGCTGCTCGTCACCTACGGCAGCTTCGGCTGGTCGGTCCATCTCTGGACCGGCTCCATCGTCATGGCGGGCATCGTTGGCCTGCTGCTCAGCTATCTCGTCGTCCCGCCGCAGGCGCCTGCTCAGACGCCCTCCGCAAGCGAGTAGCCCGGTATGGCGCTGTATTCTCAACAAGGGAGGGCGCGAAGTCCCTTGCCTTCGGGCATGGGAAGGAAGCGCCGCCCTTGGTGAGAAATCGTTAGAAATTACTCCCACCGCCAGAGTCTCCACCGCCGCCAAAGTCACTGCCCCCGCCGAAATCTCCGCCTCCGCCAAAGTCCGTACCGCCTCCTCCGCCAAAGTCACTGCCCCCGCCAAAGTCCGTACCGCCCCCGCCGCCGAAGTCAGCGCCGCCATAGCCCATTTCGCGCTCGGCTTCACGCTCCCCCTCCATTTTGCCCAGTTCGTAGCCAATCAGGCCCCCGCCAACTGCGCCCAGGCCGCCAGCCGCCCAGGGATTCATCCCCCCGCCTTGCTGGGGATAGCCGGGACCATAGTTAGGAGCGTTGTACATGGGCGCGTTGTAGCCAGGAGCCATGCCGCTTCGTGATCGCCGCCTGATTGTGCCAAAGATCACGACGCCGATGACCAGGAGCAGCCCAACGCAGCACAGGGTTGCCAGGAACGGATTAAGGCCGAAGAAACCGCCTTGATCGCTGGGTGAAGCGTTCTGGCTCGTTAACGAACTCTTCAGCGAATTGATGAGGGCTATCGTGGCTCCGGTATAGTCGCCATTGCCAAACTGATCCTTAAAGGCGTTCGTCGCGTTGGTATAGTCGCTGTCCGAGAGGTTGACACTGCTGCCCCATACCAGATCAAGGCGTCGGATAGTGGAGTTAATTCGCACTACAACGGCTCGCGCGCTAGTAATATCAGCGTGCGCCTGGCTGTCAGCATCGCTGGGGCTTTCAGAGACGCTGGTGGTAAAGATACGTATCGGGTAGGGGAGCGATGAAGCCTCATTATGCACCTGGCTGACGTTGAGGACGTGAGCGTTGTCCTGAATCTCGACGCTGTCTGCCAGCGCCGATGCCACGCTCAACAGCGCCAGACAAAGCGCCAGACAAACGGCCACCAGAGCGGCTGGCGCGCGCTGGAGGAGAGATCGTCCAGAGATAGTCAATGGTTCCACGCCTTTCTTAAGGAACGGACGCTCAAAGGCCCCTGAAGCGATTATACCCC comes from Ktedonobacterales bacterium and encodes:
- a CDS encoding nucleotidyltransferase domain-containing protein: MSRKAQLYLRGFPALLDQIRRLVALAPQDTNIGAIILYGSTARLAPRSSSDADVLVLCQNPQRFNKEEDERQGFSLMLEATSAADEWPFTPYVTDLAGSDLAPALLRNIARDGVLLYGRSGLVLSPALAKVRPYRVWQERVQALLERYQQAPQPASA